The nucleotide sequence ACCGGAACCAACTCCAGAACGAATCAAAGCGTAATGCTGGATCTTTCCGTGGCCGGAAACAGTATTCAGGTAGCACCGGCTCAGGAATCGAACGGAGTTATATCGCCCAGCTTGGGAGACCTGGAGCTCAACGAAGACAATTCAAATATCAATGAGTTCTTATCAAATCTCCCGGATAGAATCTCATTTGAAGGTCGAACGATCATAAACCCAAACGGTCCGCACGTTGGATTCATTTATTACGATCATCCCTTTGAGGCCTTTTTGAATCTCGAAGTGCCCATGAATCTTCATGCCGAGGATCTGACCTTGGTCGATACTGCCGACTTCAACTTGGCTACAGGACCTGAGTGGGATCAAATCCAAGGCGGGGAAATTCGACTTCTGGTCGAAAACGGCATGCCTTTCGAAACGGTAATAGATATGACCTTACTCGATATGGACTGGAATGTGATCGAGACGGTCATTGCTCAAGAGATTGTTGCCGCCCCTCAGCTGAATTCCGATCTCCGGGTAGAGGCACCACTACGGTCCGAAATCGTAATCCCGCTATCCAAAGAACGGATCGATCTCTTCCAAGAGGCCCATTCAGTACGATATCAGGCTAAGTTCAATACCACCTCACAACCAAACCTGGTCAAAATCTATTCGGATTATAAGATCGATCTCAAACTCATCGGTGATTTCACCTACAGGCTTAATAATTGATGCGCATCTTCCTTATTCTTATTCTGTTCGTTCCCGCCCTCTCGGGCGGACAAATCATTCAGTCCGGTCCATGGCAACTCAACCGGGAAGCTGACCGGTTCGTCGATGTTTCGTATGCCTATGCCCTCGGCTCTGCTTCGATCCCCTTTGCCGCTCAACGCAGCTTTTTGTTCGATGACTACTTAGACGACCAAGACAAAGAGCTCTTCTTATCAAAAGCAAAAGACAACAATCAAAGTGCTCTTAACGACCTATTTGAATTCAACTACGGTTACCGGCTGAGCAATGCCAGGGCCCAAAGAAGAACATTCGGAATTCACTACAACAGCATTCGGGCGGTCAATTATTCAGAAAACCTGCTGCGACTGGCGCTTTACGGAAACGCTCCTTTTGCTGACGACACACTCGACCTCTCACCCACCGCTTGGTGGCGGATCAAATATCTAGAGGCGTTCTACAGCTGGGGGTTCGACACCGAAAAATGGAGTTATGATATCACCGCGGCAGTTCTCTTGGGTATGCAAGAACAGCGATTTCAAGCTGAGCGGCTCAACTGGTTTACGCCGAGTTCAGGTGAATACATTGCACTTTCGACTGCAGCTACCGGAAGTCTGAGCGATACTACTAGCGGCCCCAATAGCATTAATGGCCTCGGAATTGGTACGGGCTTTACAGCTACCTACCGCGGAAACGACTGGACCTTCATCATGGCCGTTGAGAATCTCGGATTCATACGCTGGAACCCTAACTCCTATTCCATCGATGTCGATACGAATTATACCTATGAAGGACTGTACATCGATAACTTATTCGATATTCAAGACAACTTCTTCGAGCGATCCATCTATAGCTTAGGACAAGCATATTTTTCGGGAGATCAAGGGTCGCGAATAGGTATAACACCCTTTTTACTTCGATTCGAAGCCATTAAACCACTTTCCGAGACATCTAGACTCCGTTTGGGAGCCCAGTATCGATATCGAGTATTCAACCTCCCCTTGATCTATGCGGCCTACGATGTACAATTAGGGGAAATCCACAGGCTAAGTCCTACGATCCACTACGGAGGTTATAATCGCCTCGGAGTTTCACTCGATTACAGAGCACGATTTTCTGGATTCACAGTACTTTTACAAGCCGGAAACCTGAATTCTTGGGTCGCTCCTCAACAGAGCTACGGTATTCATCTAGGCCTTGGAATCAGAAAAACTTGGTAAAATGATCGATCGAATTCCCAGAATAAAGAACACCGACAAGAACAACTTCTTCTTGTTGGCCGGTCCTTGCGCCATTGAAGGCGAAGATGTGGCCATGTGCATCGCAGAAAAAGTGGTTCGCATCACTGAGGATTTAGGTATTCCGTATGTTTTCAAAGGGTCATACCGAAAGGCCAACCGATCACGGATCGATTCATTTACAGGGATCGGTGATGAAAAAGCTCTGAAGATCCTGCGAAAAGTGGGGGAGACATTCGATGTCCCCACGGTAACGGACTATCACAGCGCAAGTGAAGCCGGTATGGCCGCTGAGTATGTTGATATTCTTCAAATCCCTGCCTTCCTATGCCGTCAAACGGATATCGTAGTCGCCGGAGCCGAAACAGGTAAATTCCTCAATATAAAAAAAGGTCAGTTCCTCTCACCCGATGCGATGCGTTTTGCCGCCCAAAAAGCCGTTGATTCGGGAAATGATAAAGTGATGCTGACCGACCGTGGAACCTCATTCGGATATCAAGACTTGG is from Flavobacteriales bacterium and encodes:
- the kdsA gene encoding 3-deoxy-8-phosphooctulonate synthase, whose protein sequence is MIDRIPRIKNTDKNNFFLLAGPCAIEGEDVAMCIAEKVVRITEDLGIPYVFKGSYRKANRSRIDSFTGIGDEKALKILRKVGETFDVPTVTDYHSASEAGMAAEYVDILQIPAFLCRQTDIVVAGAETGKFLNIKKGQFLSPDAMRFAAQKAVDSGNDKVMLTDRGTSFGYQDLVVDPRAIPQMQGLGYPVVMDITHSLQQPNQNSGVTGGRPQLIETIGKAAIAAGADGIFLETHDDLANAKSDAANMLPLDRLSDLLTKLIRVRQAIL